A section of the Agromyces aurantiacus genome encodes:
- a CDS encoding Nramp family divalent metal transporter produces the protein MPKTVDEDVTTPPVTTRAAPQASVARLAWLIGPALVAGVAYLDPGNVASNMTAGAQYGYLLVWVVVLANVMAWLIQYLSAKLGIVTGESLPEVLGRRLRNRWGRRAYWLQAELVAMATDLAEVIGGAVALNLLFGVPLIWGGLITGVVSIALLVLQSRRGPRTFEFVIMGLLIIIAAGFTVGVFIAPPDPAGLAAGLVPRFEGANSVLLAASILGATIMPHAIYAHSALSRDRFVMRQPLGAASGSLPARRGLLGRLVVREGEASFDRRRGGEPGTATALPADRLVRATRWDVSIAMAIAGTVNLCIMLLAAVNLAGVEGTDSLEGAYAALDASLGPAIATLFAVGLLASGLASTSVGAYAGAEIMQGLLHIRIPLILRRLITLVPALAVLWLGFDPTLSLVLSQVVLSFGIPFALVPLVALTARRTVLGRWRNHWATTAAGIAASVFLITLNGVLLWLVFTGA, from the coding sequence ATGCCGAAAACCGTTGACGAGGACGTCACGACCCCGCCCGTCACGACCCGGGCCGCGCCGCAGGCCTCGGTCGCCCGCCTCGCGTGGCTGATCGGGCCCGCGCTCGTGGCCGGCGTCGCCTACCTCGATCCCGGCAACGTCGCGAGCAACATGACCGCGGGGGCGCAGTACGGCTACCTGCTGGTCTGGGTCGTCGTGCTCGCCAACGTGATGGCCTGGCTCATCCAGTACCTGTCGGCCAAGCTCGGCATCGTCACGGGCGAGAGCCTGCCCGAGGTGCTCGGGCGGCGCCTGCGCAACCGCTGGGGGCGGCGCGCCTACTGGCTGCAGGCCGAGCTCGTCGCGATGGCGACCGACCTCGCCGAGGTCATCGGCGGCGCGGTCGCCCTCAACCTGCTCTTCGGCGTGCCGCTCATCTGGGGCGGCCTCATCACGGGCGTCGTGTCGATCGCGCTGCTCGTGCTCCAGTCCCGGCGCGGCCCGCGCACGTTCGAGTTCGTCATCATGGGGCTGCTGATCATCATCGCCGCAGGATTCACGGTCGGCGTGTTCATCGCGCCGCCCGACCCGGCCGGGCTCGCCGCCGGGCTCGTGCCGAGGTTCGAGGGGGCGAACTCGGTGCTGCTCGCGGCGTCGATCCTCGGTGCGACGATCATGCCGCACGCCATCTACGCGCACTCGGCGCTGAGTCGCGACCGCTTCGTGATGCGGCAACCGCTCGGAGCGGCATCCGGTTCGCTGCCGGCCCGCCGTGGACTCCTCGGCCGCCTCGTGGTCCGCGAGGGCGAGGCGTCCTTCGACCGCCGCCGCGGCGGCGAGCCCGGCACGGCGACCGCGCTGCCCGCCGACCGGCTCGTGCGCGCCACCCGGTGGGACGTCTCGATCGCCATGGCGATCGCGGGCACGGTCAACCTCTGCATCATGCTCCTCGCCGCCGTGAACCTCGCGGGCGTCGAGGGCACCGACAGCCTCGAGGGCGCGTACGCCGCCCTCGACGCCTCGCTCGGACCGGCGATCGCCACGCTCTTCGCCGTGGGCCTCCTCGCCTCGGGGCTCGCCTCGACGTCGGTCGGCGCCTACGCCGGCGCCGAGATCATGCAGGGGCTGCTGCACATCCGCATCCCGCTCATCCTCCGCCGGCTCATCACGCTCGTGCCGGCGCTCGCGGTGCTCTGGCTGGGGTTCGACCCCACGCTCTCGCTCGTGCTGAGCCAGGTCGTGCTCTCGTTCGGCATCCCCTTCGCGCTCGTGCCCCTCGTCGCGCTGACCGCGCGCCGCACCGTGCTCGGCCGGTGGCGCAACCACTGGGCCACGACCGCCGCAGGGATCGCCGCCTCGGTCTTCCTCATCACGCTCAACGGCGTGCTGCTCTGGCTGGTCTTCACGGGCGCGTGA